A stretch of Dryobates pubescens isolate bDryPub1 chromosome 35, bDryPub1.pri, whole genome shotgun sequence DNA encodes these proteins:
- the FGD2 gene encoding FYVE, RhoGEF and PH domain-containing protein 2: MEGEANNPRGVWNLVAEFEEHCRASKSAWRDTQAPQGQNTAASQPQQLPAAPTSQSLSQVAARHPEKEEEEEEEEEQQGQRGLSFKCLRSFRHKIREDNWRRQQDPEPSSREPEEKKIALELLETEQAYVSRLHLLDQVFYAELMKEAKTRKTVPEEVVKMIFSNISSIYQFHAKFFLPELQKRMEDWSCNPRIGDVIQKLAPFLKMYGEYVKNFEKAVELLTAWSEKSPPFQEQIADIQKRKVCANLTLQHHMLEPVQRIPRYELLLQEYVRKLPPASPDREGAEKALEMIFMVAKHANAAITEMERLQNLWVVYQRLGLEDDIVDPSNELIKEGPVQKISTRNNSASEKYLFLFNNMLLYCVPKVIQVGAEFQVHLRINVDGMKVRALKDAQLPNTFLVSGEQRTLELQARSEEEMNAWIKAFQDAIDRKEKRTETFKAAVQGMEAGSPALKAEELGRRAPRWVRDRLVSMCMRCQQPFSAIVRRRHHCRACGYVVCARCSDYKAELQYDGNRLNRVCQHCYVCLTGQEVPEDQDRKHRGILEKGAAEVSGRSLLCSSLQLLDKSGKGSTGGWFVIPQDDPLVLYIYAAPQDVRAHTSIPLLGYQVRELQQGPCRHLFQLVQSGRVLTFMADSEELKQRWMRAMARAAAGITHPQEEGVISCDEAE; encoded by the exons ATGGAGGGAGAGGCCAATAACCCCCGGGGTGTGTGGAACCTGGTGGCTGAGTTTGAAGAGCACTG CAGGGCCAGCAAATCTGCCTGGAGGGACACACAGGCTCCACAAGGCCAAAatactgcagccagccagccccagcagctcccagcagctcccaccagccagaGCCTCTCCCAGGtggctgccaggcacccagagaaggaggaggaggaggaggaggaagaggagcagcagggtcagAGGGGGCTTAGCTTCAAATGCCTCCGGTCCTTCCGACACAAGATCAGGGAGGACAactggaggaggcagcaggaccccgagcccagcagcagg GAaccagaggagaagaaaattgccctggagctgctggagaccgAGCAGGCCTACGTCAGCCGCCTGCACCTGCTCGACCAG GTATTCTATGCTGAGCTGATGAAAGAGGCCAAAACCAGGAAGACAGTCCCAGAGGAAGTGGTGAAAATGATCTTCTCCAACATCTCCTCCATCTACCAGTTCCATGCCAAGTtcttcctgccagagctgcagaagcgGATGGAGGATtg gagctgcaaccCACGGATCGGGGACGTGATCCAGAAGCTTGCACCCTTCCTCAAGATGTATGGAGAGTATGTGAAGAACTTTgagaaggctgtggagctgctcactGCCTGGTCAGAGAAGTCTCCTCCCTTCCAGGAGCAGATTGCTGACATCCAG AAGAGGAAGGTCTGTGCCAACCTGACGCTGCAGCACCACATGCTGGAGCCCGTGCAGAGGATCCCACGCtacgagctgctgctgcaggagtacGTCCggaagctgcctcctgcctccccgGACAGGGAGGGTGCAGAGA aggcCCTAGAGATGATTTTTATGGTGGCCAAGCACGCAAACGCAGCTATCACTGAGATG gagcggctgcagaacctctgggTGGTCTACCAGCGGCTGGGCCTGGAGGATGACATCGTGGATCCCTCCAACGAGCTGATCAAGGAGGGCCCAGTCCAGAAGATCTCCACCCGCAACAACAGCGCCTCGGAGAAGTACCTGTTCctg ttCAACAACATGCTGCTCTACTGCGTGCCCAAGGTCATCCAGGTGGGTGCCGAGTTCCAGGTCCACCTGCGCATCAACGTGGACGGCATGAAG GTGCGGGCGCTGAAGGATGCGCAGCTCCCAAACACCTTCCTGgtgtcaggagagcagaggacgctggagctgcaggccag GTCTGAGGAGGAGATGAACGCCTGGATCAAG GCCTTCCAAGATGCCATTgacaggaaggagaagaggactgAGACCTTTAAGGCAGCAGTACAAGGGATGGAGGCAGGCTCCCCTGCTCTGAAG gcagaggagctggggcgCCGAGCCCCGCGGTGGGTGCGGGACAGGCTGGTGTCCATGTGCATGCGCTGTCAGCAGCCCTTCAGCGCCATCGTGCGGCGCAGGCACCACTGCCGAGCCTGCGGATAC gtggTGTGTGCTCGCTGCTCTGACTacaaggctgagctgcagtaCGATGGCAACCGCCTGAACCGCGTCTGCCAGCACTGCTACGTCTGCCTGACAGGTCAGGAGGTGCCAGAGGACCAGGACAGGAAGCACAGAGGCATCCTGGAG aagggagctgcagaggtctCAGGCAGGagcttgctctgcagctctctgcagctgctggacaaGAGCGGCAAGGGGAGCACGGGCGGCTGGTTCGTGATCCCGCAGGATGATCCCCTGGTGCTGTACATCTATGCGGCCCCCCAG GACGTGCGAGCCCACACCTCCATCCCGCTGCTGGGCTACcaggtgagggagctgcagcagggcccctGCCGCCACCTCTTCCAGCTGGTGCAGTCCGGGCGCGTTCTCACCTTCATGGCTGACAGCGAGGAGCTGAAGCAGCGCTGGATGAGGGCCATGGCTCGTGCTGCTGCAGGCATCACACACCCCCAGGAGGAAGGTGTGATCTCCTGTGATGAAGCAGAATGA